A region from the Candidatus Latescibacterota bacterium genome encodes:
- a CDS encoding LysR family transcriptional regulator: protein MEPGVKLYINTDEREGLFGDGKYLLLKSISELGSLRKASIKLGRGYRKAWDDIRRTEEGLGRKIVLRSRGGSGGGSTRLTPFGAELLEAWERYRNEVSVCLGRAWDEQLRGLLE from the coding sequence ATGGAACCTGGAGTGAAACTGTATATAAATACAGATGAGAGGGAAGGCCTTTTCGGAGACGGGAAGTATCTTCTGCTCAAGTCGATAAGTGAACTTGGTTCATTGAGAAAAGCTTCGATCAAACTGGGCAGGGGATACAGGAAAGCCTGGGACGATATCCGGAGGACGGAAGAAGGTCTCGGCAGAAAGATCGTCCTGAGGTCCAGAGGTGGATCCGGTGGCGGGTCGACGAGGCTGACCCCGTTCGGAGCTGAACTGCTTGAAGCCTGGGAAAGATACCGGAACGAAGTCTCGGTATGCCTAGGGAGAGCCTGGGATGAACAATTGCGCGGGTTGCTGGAATAA